From Cognatishimia activa, one genomic window encodes:
- a CDS encoding iron-sulfur cluster assembly scaffold protein yields the protein MSGETDLIKLYSGQILALASDMPHTDMLSDPDATVKKRAPLCGSTITVGVKIEDGKIAAYGQDVKACALGQAAASVVGKNIVGCTKAQVQAGRDGLKAMLKDGGQTPPAPFEGLEVLRPAQDYRNRHASILLSLEATLEAFDQADQSACA from the coding sequence ATGTCCGGTGAAACCGATCTGATCAAACTTTACTCAGGCCAAATTCTGGCGCTGGCCTCGGATATGCCACATACGGATATGCTGAGCGACCCCGATGCCACGGTAAAGAAACGCGCGCCTTTGTGCGGATCTACCATCACCGTTGGCGTCAAAATCGAAGACGGCAAGATCGCCGCCTATGGGCAGGACGTGAAGGCCTGCGCCTTGGGTCAAGCCGCCGCATCTGTCGTCGGTAAAAACATTGTCGGCTGCACCAAAGCTCAAGTCCAAGCGGGCCGTGACGGTCTGAAAGCCATGCTGAAGGATGGCGGACAGACACCTCCTGCGCCTTTTGAAGGCCTGGAAGTCCTGCGCCCGGCGCAAGACTACCGCAACCGCCATGCCTCCATCCTGCTCTCTCTTGAAGCAACACTGGAAGCCTTTGATCAGGCAGATCAAAGCGCCTGCGCGTAA
- the hisI gene encoding phosphoribosyl-AMP cyclohydrolase has protein sequence MSFDVNALKFNEAGLIPAIAQDADTHEVLMLAWMNAEAIEKTIETRKVTYWSRSRQAFWIKGESSGHTQELIDFRYDCDQDCILVVVRQEGPACHTNRRSCFYTAVRDGENVELMKPMCDDHDH, from the coding sequence ATGTCTTTTGATGTGAATGCGCTGAAGTTTAACGAGGCGGGTCTGATCCCGGCGATTGCGCAGGATGCAGACACTCATGAAGTCTTGATGTTGGCTTGGATGAATGCTGAAGCCATTGAAAAGACAATTGAAACGCGGAAAGTGACCTACTGGTCGCGGTCGCGTCAGGCGTTTTGGATCAAGGGCGAATCCAGTGGCCACACGCAGGAACTCATTGATTTTCGCTATGACTGCGACCAGGACTGCATCCTCGTGGTGGTGCGACAAGAAGGCCCGGCCTGCCACACCAACCGTCGGTCCTGCTTTTATACAGCTGTACGCGATGGGGAAAACGTCGAGCTGATGAAACCGATGTGTGACGATCACGATCACTAA
- the gluQRS gene encoding tRNA glutamyl-Q(34) synthetase GluQRS, protein MTFRTRFAPSPTGPLHIGHAYSAIVAHDMAKAAGGEFLLRMEDTDLQRSKPEWDAQIIDDLTWLGLTWDEPVLRQSHQLASYDPALEKLEAMGLLYPCSCTRADIRAALSAPQEGVAHDVYPGTCKHRLMSDRKPGDALRLHLDRALDILSHRDVRFEETGERHKGIHTLDPEQALRAIGDIVLSRKGEEIVAYFLASALDDVAQGITHVVRGEDLFDFTQIQVILLALLDQPIPIYHHHGLIRDDKGKRLAKRDDARAIAKYREDGATPEDMRAMIGL, encoded by the coding sequence TTGACCTTTCGCACGCGATTTGCCCCATCTCCAACCGGACCTCTGCACATCGGCCACGCCTATTCAGCGATAGTCGCGCATGACATGGCCAAGGCGGCGGGTGGAGAATTTTTGCTGCGGATGGAGGATACTGATCTTCAAAGGTCCAAGCCGGAGTGGGATGCGCAGATCATCGATGACCTGACGTGGCTGGGTCTGACTTGGGACGAGCCCGTTCTGCGTCAGTCACATCAGCTGGCCTCTTACGATCCTGCGCTTGAGAAGCTTGAAGCAATGGGCCTACTCTACCCCTGTTCCTGCACGCGTGCCGACATTCGCGCAGCGCTCTCCGCGCCTCAAGAAGGCGTTGCGCATGATGTCTATCCAGGCACCTGTAAACATCGCCTGATGTCGGATCGCAAACCCGGTGACGCCTTACGCTTACACTTGGACCGCGCACTGGATATTCTAAGTCATCGCGATGTTCGCTTTGAGGAAACCGGAGAACGTCACAAAGGCATCCACACACTCGATCCAGAACAAGCGCTACGCGCAATTGGAGACATCGTCCTTTCGCGCAAAGGCGAAGAAATCGTCGCCTATTTCCTCGCATCCGCACTGGATGACGTAGCACAAGGCATCACCCATGTTGTGCGTGGTGAAGACCTTTTTGACTTCACTCAGATCCAGGTGATCCTGCTGGCCTTACTTGATCAACCAATCCCGATTTATCACCACCACGGTTTGATCCGCGACGACAAGGGGAAACGCTTGGCCAAACGTGACGACGCGCGCGCCATCGCCAAATATCGAGAGGACGGCGCCACGCCCGAAGACATGCGCGCCATGATCGGCCTCTAG